A genomic window from Onychostoma macrolepis isolate SWU-2019 chromosome 22, ASM1243209v1, whole genome shotgun sequence includes:
- the dnaja3b gene encoding dnaJ heat shock protein family (Hsp40) member A3b isoform X2, which translates to MAASSARCTARWLSSGLPGLRSTCALIKTSRHGDPAALRICWIRSYVKEGTLSCWRHRGGVTLNRVPVLRSHSVFSSHFFHTTPGCHQQDFYDVLGVPRTASQKDIKKAYYQLAKKYHPDTNPDDPDAKEKFAKLAEAYETLSDELKRKQYDTYGSAGPGASGAGQQQQYWRGGATVDPEELFRKIFGEFAEGRGFGDLNSMFEQAPEFVMELTFMQAAKGVNKEITVNIDDACPRCDGKGHEPGTKVSHCHYCNGTGMESISTGPFMMRSTCRRCSGRGSIIITPCIMCRASGQTKQKQTVMVPVPAGIEDGQTVKVPVGKKYIYITFRVQRSPVFRRDGADIHSDVMISVAQAILGGTARAQGLYSTIDIVIPPGIQTDHKIRLAGKGIPRVNSFGYGDHYVYIKIKIPKKLTNRQRMLLLSYAEDEMDVEGTVTGVTRPAKGQKQEV; encoded by the exons ATGGCAGCCTCCAGTGCTCGCTGTACTGCACGCTGGCTGTCAAGCGGTTTACCTGGACTTCGCAGCACCTGTGCGCTTATAAAGACCTCTAGACACGGAGATCCTGCAGCTCTGAGGATATGCTGGATTCGCAGTTATGTGAAGGAGGGTACTTTAAGCTGCTGGAGGCACAGAGGAGGTGTGACATTGAACAGGGTACCAG tgttgAGAAGCCACAGTGTTTTCAGCTCTCATTTCTTCCACACGACTCCTGGGTGCCATCAGCAGGACTTCTATGATGTTTTGGGGGTTCCTCGGACTGCCTCTCAGAAAGACATTAAGAAAGCCTACTACCAG TTGGCCAAGAAATACCATCCAGACACCAACCCGGATGACCCCGATGCAAAAGAGAAGTTTGCCAAGCTGGCAGAAGCCTATGAG ACCCTCAGTGATGAGCTGAAGAGGAAGCAGTATGACACTTACGGTTCTGCCGGTCCGGGTGCGAGTGGGGCggggcagcagcagcagtactGGAGAGGCGGGGCCACCGTGGACCCAGAAGAGCTGTTCAGGAAGATCTTTGGAGAGTTCGCTGAGGGGCGTGGCTTCGGCGACCTCAACTCCATGTTTGAACAGGCACCTGAA TTTGTGATGGAGCTGACGTTCATGCAGGCTGCTAAAGGCGTGAATAAGGAGATAACAGTCAACATAGATGACGCCTGCCCACGCTGTGACGGAAAAGGTCACGAGCCGGGAACTAAAGTGTCACATTGTCACTACTGCAATGGAACTGGCATG GAGTCTATAAGCACCGGTCCGTTTATGATGCGCTCCACGTGTAGGCGGTGCAGTGGGCGGGGCTCTATCATCATCACTCCTTGCATCATGTGCAGAGCATCTGGACAAACCAAACAGAAACAGACCGTCATGGTACCTGTGCCTGCAG GTATAGAAGACGGGCAGACAGTTAAGGTGCCAGTCGGGAAGAAATACATTTACATCACATTCAGG GTCCAGAGGAGTCCAGTGTTTCGTCGTGATGGCGCTGATATCCATTCTGATGTGATGATTTCAGTAGCACAGGCGATACTAGGAGGAACAGCCAGAGCACAGGGCCTGTACAGCACCATCGACATTGTG ATTCCTCCAGGCATTCAGACAGACCACAAGATCAGACTGGCAGGAAAAGGCATCCCACGAGTGAATAGCTTCGGCTATGGAGATCATTATGTAtatatcaaaatcaaaattcCTAA GAAACTGACAAACAGGCAGAGAATGCTGCTCTTAAGTTATGCAGAGGATGAGATGGATGTGGAAGGAACTGTTACTGGAGTAACCAGACCAGCCAAAG GCCAAAAACAAGAAGTATGA
- the dnaja3b gene encoding dnaJ heat shock protein family (Hsp40) member A3b isoform X1 produces the protein MAASSARCTARWLSSGLPGLRSTCALIKTSRHGDPAALRICWIRSYVKEGTLSCWRHRGGVTLNRVPVLRSHSVFSSHFFHTTPGCHQQDFYDVLGVPRTASQKDIKKAYYQLAKKYHPDTNPDDPDAKEKFAKLAEAYETLSDELKRKQYDTYGSAGPGASGAGQQQQYWRGGATVDPEELFRKIFGEFAEGRGFGDLNSMFEQAPEFVMELTFMQAAKGVNKEITVNIDDACPRCDGKGHEPGTKVSHCHYCNGTGMESISTGPFMMRSTCRRCSGRGSIIITPCIMCRASGQTKQKQTVMVPVPAGIEDGQTVKVPVGKKYIYITFRVQRSPVFRRDGADIHSDVMISVAQAILGGTARAQGLYSTIDIVIPPGIQTDHKIRLAGKGIPRVNSFGYGDHYVYIKIKIPKKLTNRQRMLLLSYAEDEMDVEGTVTGVTRPAKGSSQAGQTSESGQSREEEPEKEEGGFFSQLKKIFT, from the exons ATGGCAGCCTCCAGTGCTCGCTGTACTGCACGCTGGCTGTCAAGCGGTTTACCTGGACTTCGCAGCACCTGTGCGCTTATAAAGACCTCTAGACACGGAGATCCTGCAGCTCTGAGGATATGCTGGATTCGCAGTTATGTGAAGGAGGGTACTTTAAGCTGCTGGAGGCACAGAGGAGGTGTGACATTGAACAGGGTACCAG tgttgAGAAGCCACAGTGTTTTCAGCTCTCATTTCTTCCACACGACTCCTGGGTGCCATCAGCAGGACTTCTATGATGTTTTGGGGGTTCCTCGGACTGCCTCTCAGAAAGACATTAAGAAAGCCTACTACCAG TTGGCCAAGAAATACCATCCAGACACCAACCCGGATGACCCCGATGCAAAAGAGAAGTTTGCCAAGCTGGCAGAAGCCTATGAG ACCCTCAGTGATGAGCTGAAGAGGAAGCAGTATGACACTTACGGTTCTGCCGGTCCGGGTGCGAGTGGGGCggggcagcagcagcagtactGGAGAGGCGGGGCCACCGTGGACCCAGAAGAGCTGTTCAGGAAGATCTTTGGAGAGTTCGCTGAGGGGCGTGGCTTCGGCGACCTCAACTCCATGTTTGAACAGGCACCTGAA TTTGTGATGGAGCTGACGTTCATGCAGGCTGCTAAAGGCGTGAATAAGGAGATAACAGTCAACATAGATGACGCCTGCCCACGCTGTGACGGAAAAGGTCACGAGCCGGGAACTAAAGTGTCACATTGTCACTACTGCAATGGAACTGGCATG GAGTCTATAAGCACCGGTCCGTTTATGATGCGCTCCACGTGTAGGCGGTGCAGTGGGCGGGGCTCTATCATCATCACTCCTTGCATCATGTGCAGAGCATCTGGACAAACCAAACAGAAACAGACCGTCATGGTACCTGTGCCTGCAG GTATAGAAGACGGGCAGACAGTTAAGGTGCCAGTCGGGAAGAAATACATTTACATCACATTCAGG GTCCAGAGGAGTCCAGTGTTTCGTCGTGATGGCGCTGATATCCATTCTGATGTGATGATTTCAGTAGCACAGGCGATACTAGGAGGAACAGCCAGAGCACAGGGCCTGTACAGCACCATCGACATTGTG ATTCCTCCAGGCATTCAGACAGACCACAAGATCAGACTGGCAGGAAAAGGCATCCCACGAGTGAATAGCTTCGGCTATGGAGATCATTATGTAtatatcaaaatcaaaattcCTAA GAAACTGACAAACAGGCAGAGAATGCTGCTCTTAAGTTATGCAGAGGATGAGATGGATGTGGAAGGAACTGTTACTGGAGTAACCAGACCAGCCAAAG GTAGTTCTCAGGCCGGACAGACCTCAGAGTCAGGGCAGAGCAGAGAGGAAGAGCCAGAGAAAGAGGAAGGGGGATTTTTCTCCCAACTGAAGAAGATATTCACCTGA